ATACCCTCTGCGACATTGCTCTATTCCTCTTTCACCATAAAAACCCTGTCTTTGTGCCCTTTCACTCACTTCCGAATGTCGGGTTGCGGAATCGCTGACGGGGTCCACCTCGGCAACCACCGCACCGCGTCTCATGATATTATTGCTGTGAGTGTAGATTGCGCCCAGCGTTTTCACCACTTCCACCTCGTCCCACGGATCGTATTCGGAATGATTCAGGATGATTTCGGCCTCGCCACCCTCAATCAGATATGGTCGAAACTCGACCTCCTCGCGAATCAGTCGCGGGGAATAGTCGAATGCACCGCCTTCGGGCGCCGGAAAATGCTTGAAATTGAACGCAACGACAACCCCGTCGCCATTTTGGCTGAGGATTTGTGAAAAAACGTCCTGTGCGCCTTCCATATTGAACTTGCCCGACAGTTTCGCCCGGACATCGAGAAAACGGACACCGTGTCTCTCAACCCATCCTTCAACATCGCTGCCCTCGCGATTCAATTCTATCTTCGCAATTTTCTTGGGGTACCCGTACACCTCCCGGCCGCCGGCCATTGCCATATCGTTTGTAACCGGCATCGAGAGGCAATAGGCGCCGGTCTCGCCTTTAAACCTAGCTTGCAAAAATAAAGCGGCTTCGAGATAGGTTACTCCAAAATTCGTGCGCGGATAGTCCGCGATAAACCCGAATGCAAGGGGCCTCTCCGCCGGCTCGAGCGGCGGCGGCAGCAGTCGCCTGACAATTTCGGGTTTCGTCTCCCAGACGACGGCCAGCATCTGCGCCTCATAAAACTCACCGGTTTCCCTTTGCATTTGCGCTATTTCTTCGTATGTCTTCACGAAACCCATAGTATCCTCCGCAGAATAGCTCAATTCCCATGTTCGCTTTTCTCACTTTATCCGAGATATTGGTTCTAAGCAAATTTTGGCAAAAAAAAGCAAAAATATAGAGCCGGACGCGCCAGACAATGACATAGTATTAATAGAGAAGAGAGTGTTGGGCGTACGAATAAAATGGTTCCAAAATAAGGTGAAAAGAGGAGAAAAAAATGAAAGTATTGAGCTTATTCGTGGCAATGGCGTTTGCTTTCTCGTTCTTAGCGATGCCGGCTTTTGCTGCCGGCGAAGGTGAAGTAACGAAGGACGGAACGCAGATGCAGGGGTTCTACAAGGGAAGTGATTTGCTGGATAAGAGCGTGATGAGCAGCGAAGGTGAAGTGCTCGGAGATCTGGACGATATCATCATTGGGCAGGATGGAACGCTGAAGTACGGTATCATCTCTTCCGGCGGGTTCCTCGGAATGGGCGAAGAACAAGTCGCTGTTCCGCTCAAATCCATTCAGCTTGCTCCCGAGCAGGATGCTCTCATGGTCAACGTGACGCAGGACAGATTCGAGAATGCTCCCAGGTTTGACCAGGAAGGCTTTACCTCCGAAATGGAGCGCGAAGTAAGCGCATACTATGGCGCCGAGGAAATGGAGATGGAGCCCGAAGCAGAACGTGAATTGGCTCCCTTCGAGGAGACAGAACGGGAATTTGAAGGCATGAAGGAAGAGGGCCGCATGGACCACGAAGGCCGGATGGATCAGGAAGGCCTTTCAGGCGAGGAAAGCGCCTATTAATTCATACCCGATCATACATCATGCTGACGATTGGGCCGGCGCGCCATCCAGGCGCGCCGGTTTTTTTGCCTCGACTCAGCCGCTATCGTTTCGGCGGCACAACCGGTATCTGCAGATATGAATCGTACTTTCCACCCGTGTGAATAGTATCTTTCGCATGCCGCGCCCGATACAGACCCACCCGCGAGCCCTGCATTGTCATCGGACTGTCCGATGAGAGCGTCAGCACCAGGCGCGACCCCTTCGGGTACACCATGCTCGTCGGCCAGACCTCGACCTGCATCTCCACCGGCTCGCCCGGCTCGAGCGGCAGCAGATTCTTGTGGCGGTGATAGGGGCGCGAGGCGGTCGTGAGTTCCGGGTCCAGTTCGCGGTGCTGAGCGGAAAGCCAGCCGACCGTCACAATCTCCCGCTCTCCATACCATTTGTGCAACAGCGGATGCAGCGTCGGATGCACGATCAGCATTACCGCGTGCACGTTCATGTCGTTGATGCTTGAAGAGACCCACAGATTGAGCTTGATCTCGCCCGTGATCTCGGTGTCCTCACGAAACGGATCGGAAACAAACACAGCCACATTATCGTTTTCTGTGTAGCCGCCGGGCGCGTCATACGTGACACTGGTTTCGGTTTCGGGCAGCGTATCGGCAAAGCCGCCCGCCGAGTCGTCTTTTGCCGCCTTCAGATACAGCTTTCGATATTCCGTGCGCGCGATCGGCCAATCGTTTTCATAGCGCCAGTCGAAATCGAAACGGCCCGTCCCGGTCCGCACGGCAAGCTTTACCGGCGGCTCATTCATGATGCCGTTATCGATGCCCTTGAGCCAGTAATCGAAGAACCTCAATTGGGTCAGGAATCCCTCTTCCGAATAATACGCGTCCTGATGCGCGCCGGTGTGCACCCGAAGCTTCTTGTTCGCAGAGGCCGCTCGCTTGAATCCCTCGAGGTTCCCCCGCAGGTGGCCGGCTCCCATCCAGCCGTTCCAGTTGCCCGCGCTGTAAAGCGGGACCTGCACCTCGCTCCAATCCGGGCGTCGCTTCGCCCAGAACTCGTCATCCGTTCGATGGAACACGAATTCCCAGATGGCCGGCGGCGCATTCTCCTCGTAATTCTGCGCGTGCGGCCAGCCGCGAACGGAGTAGTCGCGGTAAAACTCGCCGACGTAGAACATCACCCACGGGAAGCAGAAGATGCCGCCGCGGTAAAAGCTGTCGCGGTACTGATCGGCCAGGCCCTCCCACGGAATGATCGCCTTCAATGACGGCGGCTGCTTCGCGGCGACATACCATTGATTGATCGCGATGTAGGAGACGCCCGAAAGGCCGATGTTGCCGTTGCTCCACGGCTGGCGCGCCGCCCATTCGATGGCGTCGTAATAATCCTCGGCTTCCTGATCGTTCAAGCCGGAGGATTTGCCCGTCGATTGCCCGAAACCGCGCATATCGATGCGAACGAGCGCATACCCCCACGGAACCCAGCGCTCCGGGTTCGGCAGCTCCCACACCTGGTATTCTCCCGGCTCGCCCTCGTGACCCTCCGGAACTGGCCACGGCCGGTCCTTCATGTACGCCGTCATCGACATGATCACCGGAAATCGGCCCTCGGCGTCCGGCCTGAAGATGTTCGCCTTCAAGCTCGTGCCGTCGCGCATCGGGATATCCACATTCATTTCCGCGATCAACCCGTACTCCTGCTTCGGCCCGTAAGCGGAATGATACTGCTCGATCGCCTCGCGCGCCTCGTCATTCGCCTTCACGGCCTCGGGAACGCGCTTGTCGCCAAAATGGTCCTGCGGCCGCTTCACCTGCGGAGTCGCGCAGGAAAGAAAGCAAACCGAGGAGAACACGAATAGCAAAAGGAGAAGCCTGCGCATCAAACCGTATGACATCTTCCACCTCCACATCCGTTGAACATTCGCTACCGTAGTGTTTCAAAAATGGCTTCCCAAGGCGATGGGGACTGACTCCATTTACGGAATTCATGCCTTTTTGAATACGTAGAATGGTGTCTGTCCCCAGAGCAAAGCGGAGCGAAATCACGCGCCTCGCGTGATAGAACGGCGCCTGTCCCCGGAGCAAAACCGTGAAAAAGCGCTGTTCGCTATGTTTCGATCACCAGTTCTTCCAGCCGCTC
The sequence above is a segment of the Candidatus Abyssobacteria bacterium SURF_5 genome. Coding sequences within it:
- a CDS encoding PRC-barrel domain containing protein, which gives rise to MKVLSLFVAMAFAFSFLAMPAFAAGEGEVTKDGTQMQGFYKGSDLLDKSVMSSEGEVLGDLDDIIIGQDGTLKYGIISSGGFLGMGEEQVAVPLKSIQLAPEQDALMVNVTQDRFENAPRFDQEGFTSEMEREVSAYYGAEEMEMEPEAERELAPFEETEREFEGMKEEGRMDHEGRMDQEGLSGEESAY
- a CDS encoding CocE/NonD family hydrolase yields the protein MWRWKMSYGLMRRLLLLLFVFSSVCFLSCATPQVKRPQDHFGDKRVPEAVKANDEAREAIEQYHSAYGPKQEYGLIAEMNVDIPMRDGTSLKANIFRPDAEGRFPVIMSMTAYMKDRPWPVPEGHEGEPGEYQVWELPNPERWVPWGYALVRIDMRGFGQSTGKSSGLNDQEAEDYYDAIEWAARQPWSNGNIGLSGVSYIAINQWYVAAKQPPSLKAIIPWEGLADQYRDSFYRGGIFCFPWVMFYVGEFYRDYSVRGWPHAQNYEENAPPAIWEFVFHRTDDEFWAKRRPDWSEVQVPLYSAGNWNGWMGAGHLRGNLEGFKRAASANKKLRVHTGAHQDAYYSEEGFLTQLRFFDYWLKGIDNGIMNEPPVKLAVRTGTGRFDFDWRYENDWPIARTEYRKLYLKAAKDDSAGGFADTLPETETSVTYDAPGGYTENDNVAVFVSDPFREDTEITGEIKLNLWVSSSINDMNVHAVMLIVHPTLHPLLHKWYGEREIVTVGWLSAQHRELDPELTTASRPYHRHKNLLPLEPGEPVEMQVEVWPTSMVYPKGSRLVLTLSSDSPMTMQGSRVGLYRARHAKDTIHTGGKYDSYLQIPVVPPKR